A single region of the Pontibacter kalidii genome encodes:
- the porQ gene encoding type IX secretion system protein PorQ, translating into MKLAPLILCTLLGFALTAQAQVGGQRGFPFLELPASAKQAALGGINVTAGGHDVNMVTANPALLNEEMDGQVSLSYVGYLADIKQSHAVYAFNSEKLGRWAASINYLSYGDFVQRDATGAEIGTFNVNDYTLALSHARQVEAFTIGATVKAAISSIAGDQAVGVLADAGAAFNHPEKDFTVGIAFKNVGYQVKPFDNAERQQMPWDAQLGVSYKPEHMPVRLSLTAHRLYQFDIVYLDPDAPGKLDANGNEIEEEKKLGDKIARHFVAGAEFVFSKNFQLRAGYNHLRRKELRLDSKAGGAGFSMGAMLRVRSFELNYGSAFFHPSGATHYITIATNTGTFLKKKSS; encoded by the coding sequence ATGAAACTCGCCCCACTCATACTTTGCACGCTGCTGGGCTTCGCGCTCACGGCGCAGGCGCAGGTGGGAGGGCAGCGGGGATTTCCGTTCCTGGAGCTGCCGGCCAGTGCCAAGCAGGCGGCTTTGGGAGGCATAAACGTAACGGCAGGCGGCCACGACGTGAACATGGTGACGGCAAACCCGGCGCTGTTGAATGAGGAAATGGACGGGCAGGTGAGCCTGAGTTATGTAGGCTATCTGGCCGACATCAAGCAGAGCCATGCCGTGTATGCCTTTAATTCGGAGAAGCTGGGGCGCTGGGCGGCAAGTATAAATTACCTGAGCTATGGGGATTTTGTGCAGCGCGACGCCACAGGTGCGGAGATCGGCACTTTTAACGTGAACGATTATACTTTGGCCCTTTCCCACGCCCGCCAGGTAGAGGCTTTTACCATCGGTGCTACGGTAAAAGCGGCCATATCCAGTATAGCCGGTGACCAGGCCGTGGGTGTGTTGGCAGACGCAGGAGCAGCATTTAATCATCCGGAGAAAGACTTTACCGTGGGTATAGCGTTTAAGAATGTAGGCTACCAGGTAAAGCCGTTCGATAACGCGGAGCGGCAGCAGATGCCCTGGGATGCGCAGTTGGGCGTAAGCTATAAACCGGAGCATATGCCCGTGCGGCTCTCGCTCACGGCACATCGCCTGTATCAGTTTGATATTGTGTACCTGGACCCTGATGCACCCGGAAAGCTGGATGCGAACGGCAACGAAATAGAGGAGGAGAAGAAGCTGGGGGATAAGATTGCAAGGCATTTTGTGGCAGGAGCCGAGTTTGTGTTCAGCAAGAACTTTCAGCTGCGGGCAGGTTATAACCACCTGCGCCGCAAAGAGCTGCGGTTAGATAGTAAGGCAGGAGGAGCGGGCTTCTCGATGGGGGCCATGCTGCGGGTGCGGAGCTTTGAACTGAACTATGGCAGTGCCTTTTTTCACCCATCGGGCGCTACGCATTACATCACCATCGCCACCAACACCGGCACGTTCCTCAAAAAGAAGAGCAGTTGA
- the hslU gene encoding ATP-dependent protease ATPase subunit HslU yields the protein MLDNIASLTPAQIVAELDKYIIGQKDAKRNVAIALRNRWRRMNADKSIQSDIVPNNILMIGATGVGKTEIARRLAKIADAPFTKVEASKFTEVGYVGRDVESMVRDLVEQSVNMVKQKKKEEVKQKAAEVVEDIILDALIPPIQGRATPGYSSTSDPNAMPDNDFELNERTREKFREKIRNGELEDRKIEIRVQQSAMPGMGVMGPGMDEASMMNIQEMISGMMPKKTKKRKVSIAEARKILLEEEAAKLIDMDEVKEEAIFKAENSGVIFIDEIDKVASSSKKGSGPDVSREGVQRDLLPIVEGSTVNTKYGIINTDHILFIAAGAFHVAKPSDLIPELQGRFPIRVELDSLTKDDFYQILKFPKNALTKQYEALLSAEDVELTFNDESLDEIASIAYEVNAEVENIGARRLHTVMSRLLNDILFDVPDKIGANARILVTREMVQEKLSGMVKNRDLSQYIL from the coding sequence ATGTTAGATAATATTGCATCCTTAACACCAGCCCAGATTGTAGCGGAGCTGGATAAATACATCATCGGGCAGAAGGACGCCAAACGAAACGTGGCCATTGCGCTGCGCAACCGCTGGCGCCGCATGAATGCTGATAAAAGCATCCAAAGCGACATTGTGCCGAACAACATCCTGATGATCGGGGCGACAGGCGTGGGTAAGACGGAGATCGCCCGCCGCCTGGCCAAGATCGCTGATGCGCCCTTCACCAAAGTAGAGGCCTCTAAGTTTACCGAAGTGGGCTACGTGGGTCGCGACGTGGAAAGCATGGTGCGCGACCTGGTAGAGCAGTCGGTGAACATGGTGAAGCAGAAGAAAAAGGAAGAGGTGAAGCAGAAGGCCGCAGAGGTGGTGGAAGATATCATACTGGATGCGCTGATCCCGCCGATCCAGGGCCGCGCCACGCCGGGCTATTCCTCCACGTCCGATCCGAATGCCATGCCGGACAACGATTTCGAGCTCAACGAGCGCACCCGCGAGAAATTCCGGGAGAAGATCCGCAACGGCGAACTGGAAGACCGTAAAATCGAGATCAGGGTACAGCAAAGCGCTATGCCAGGTATGGGCGTGATGGGCCCGGGCATGGATGAAGCCTCCATGATGAACATCCAGGAGATGATCAGCGGCATGATGCCCAAGAAGACCAAGAAGCGCAAGGTAAGTATTGCCGAGGCGCGTAAGATCCTGCTGGAGGAAGAAGCTGCCAAACTCATCGACATGGACGAGGTGAAGGAGGAGGCGATCTTCAAAGCTGAGAATTCGGGCGTGATCTTTATCGATGAGATCGATAAAGTAGCGAGCTCCAGTAAGAAAGGCAGCGGCCCGGACGTGAGCCGTGAAGGCGTGCAGCGCGACCTGTTGCCGATTGTGGAGGGTTCCACGGTGAACACCAAGTATGGCATCATCAACACCGACCATATCCTGTTCATTGCCGCCGGAGCGTTCCACGTAGCCAAGCCATCTGATTTGATCCCGGAGCTTCAGGGTCGTTTCCCGATCCGCGTGGAGCTGGACAGCCTGACCAAGGATGACTTCTACCAGATCCTGAAGTTCCCGAAGAACGCGCTTACCAAGCAATACGAGGCACTGCTGTCGGCAGAGGATGTGGAGCTGACCTTTAACGACGAATCGCTGGATGAGATCGCCTCCATAGCCTATGAGGTGAACGCAGAAGTGGAGAACATCGGGGCCCGCCGCCTGCACACGGTCATGAGCCGCCTGCTCAACGACATCCTCTTCGACGTGCCGGACAAGATCGGCGCCAACGCCCGCATCCTGGTTACCCGCGAAATGGTGCAGGAGAAACTGTCGGGTATGGTGAAAAACCGCGATCTGAGCCAGTATATTCTGTAG
- the acs gene encoding acetate--CoA ligase has translation MNLKTQTNQEFNLAMTNYQLKTYEEYQEAYKRSVEDPEGFWSDIADTFTWRKKWDKTLEWNFEEPNVKWFQGGKMNITENCLDRHLKTRGNKLALIWEPNDPKERFIRYTYRELHEKVCQFANVLKKNGAKKGDRICIYMPMIPELAIAVLACARIGAIHSVVFAGFSAVAMADRINDAQCSMVLTSDGLNRGTKQIPVKRVVDEALESCASVEKVIVVERLGWTVNMVEGRDVWYHDEVQTVSKDCPAEEMDAEDMLFILYTSGSTGKPKGVVHTCGGYMVYAQYSFCNVFQYEESDIYWCTADIGWITGHTYLLYGPLLSGATTLMFEGVPTYPDNGRFWQVVDKFGVTIFYTAPTAIRALMAGDIDDVLSYSLDSLKVLGSVGEPINEEAWHWYHTHVGKERCPVVDTWWQTETGGIMISTIAGVTPMKPSHAALPLPGIQPILVDSDGNEITENGVEGYLCMKFPWPSIIRTTYGDHERARLSYFSTYKGLYFTGDGAKRDENGLYRIIGRVDDVINVSGHRFGTAEIEEAINHNEHVVESAVVGYPHDVKGQGIYAFVIIKDIPEKEEYLRAEIIETVVEKIGKIAKPDKIQIVSGLPKTRSGKIMRRILRKVAEGDTSNLGDTSTLLDPEVVDEIKAGAL, from the coding sequence ATAAACCTTAAAACTCAAACTAACCAGGAATTTAACCTTGCCATGACAAATTACCAATTGAAGACCTACGAGGAGTACCAGGAAGCTTACAAACGCAGTGTGGAGGATCCGGAAGGATTCTGGAGCGATATTGCCGACACTTTTACCTGGCGCAAGAAGTGGGACAAAACACTGGAGTGGAATTTTGAGGAGCCAAACGTAAAATGGTTCCAGGGCGGTAAAATGAACATCACCGAAAACTGCCTGGACCGCCACCTGAAGACCCGTGGCAACAAACTGGCCCTGATCTGGGAGCCAAATGACCCGAAAGAGCGCTTTATCCGCTATACTTACCGCGAGCTGCACGAGAAAGTATGCCAGTTTGCCAACGTGCTCAAGAAGAACGGGGCTAAGAAAGGCGACCGCATCTGTATCTATATGCCGATGATTCCGGAGCTGGCGATAGCCGTGCTAGCCTGTGCCCGTATCGGCGCGATACACTCTGTAGTATTTGCCGGTTTCTCAGCCGTAGCCATGGCCGACCGCATCAACGATGCCCAGTGCAGCATGGTCCTTACTTCTGACGGCCTGAACCGCGGCACGAAGCAGATACCGGTGAAGCGCGTGGTGGACGAGGCGCTGGAGAGCTGTGCCTCCGTGGAGAAGGTGATTGTGGTGGAACGCCTGGGCTGGACCGTGAACATGGTGGAAGGCCGCGACGTGTGGTACCACGATGAGGTGCAGACGGTAAGCAAAGACTGCCCTGCCGAGGAAATGGACGCCGAAGACATGCTGTTTATACTTTACACGTCAGGCTCCACGGGCAAACCGAAAGGCGTGGTGCATACCTGCGGCGGCTATATGGTGTATGCGCAGTACAGCTTCTGTAACGTATTCCAGTACGAAGAGAGCGATATTTACTGGTGTACGGCTGATATCGGCTGGATCACGGGCCATACGTACCTGCTCTACGGCCCGCTGCTGAGCGGCGCTACCACGCTGATGTTCGAGGGTGTGCCAACCTACCCGGATAATGGCCGCTTCTGGCAAGTGGTGGATAAATTTGGTGTTACCATCTTCTATACCGCCCCAACCGCTATCCGTGCTCTCATGGCCGGCGATATTGACGATGTGCTTTCCTACAGCCTCGACTCGCTGAAAGTGCTGGGCTCGGTAGGCGAGCCGATAAACGAGGAGGCCTGGCACTGGTACCATACCCACGTGGGTAAGGAGCGCTGTCCGGTGGTGGATACCTGGTGGCAGACCGAAACCGGCGGCATCATGATCTCTACTATTGCGGGCGTAACGCCAATGAAGCCAAGCCATGCCGCCCTGCCGCTGCCAGGCATACAGCCGATACTGGTAGACAGCGACGGCAATGAAATTACGGAGAACGGCGTGGAAGGCTACCTGTGCATGAAGTTCCCGTGGCCAAGCATCATCCGCACTACCTACGGCGACCACGAGCGTGCCCGCCTGAGCTACTTCTCTACTTACAAAGGTTTGTACTTTACCGGCGATGGCGCCAAGCGCGACGAGAATGGCCTGTACCGCATCATTGGCCGCGTGGACGATGTGATCAACGTGTCGGGGCACCGCTTTGGAACCGCTGAGATCGAGGAAGCCATCAACCACAACGAGCACGTGGTGGAGTCGGCGGTGGTAGGCTACCCGCACGACGTGAAGGGCCAGGGCATCTACGCCTTCGTTATCATCAAAGACATACCGGAGAAAGAAGAGTATCTACGTGCCGAGATCATCGAGACGGTGGTAGAGAAGATCGGCAAGATCGCTAAGCCGGACAAGATCCAGATCGTGAGCGGCCTTCCGAAAACCCGCTCCGGCAAAATCATGCGCCGCATCCTGCGCAAAGTGGCCGAAGGCGATACCTCAAACCTGGGAGATACCTCTACGCTGCTCGATCCGGAAGTAGTGGATGAGATCAAGGCTGGCGCGTTATAG
- a CDS encoding DUF4212 domain-containing protein — MQSYWKRNLRILFILLGIWFAVSYLCGILLVEELNRFMLGGFKLGFWFAQQGAIYFFVLIIFAYVWLMNRLDREFDVHED; from the coding sequence ATGCAGTCATACTGGAAGCGCAACCTGCGCATTCTGTTTATCCTGCTTGGGATTTGGTTTGCTGTGTCGTACCTCTGCGGAATCCTGCTTGTAGAGGAGCTTAACCGGTTTATGCTGGGTGGCTTTAAGCTGGGGTTCTGGTTTGCACAGCAGGGGGCTATCTACTTTTTCGTACTCATCATCTTTGCTTATGTGTGGCTGATGAACAGGCTCGACCGGGAGTTCGACGTGCACGAAGATTAG
- a CDS encoding SDR family NAD(P)-dependent oxidoreductase has product MNIYIITGTSKGIGKAIAEELLKDGNNHVVGVSRSCSIKHPNYRHQPLDFSDIPAVEHNLQKVFLPYKDAEKLVLINNAGVLGDIGYVGEGMPNERFGFVFDVNVIVPAMLMNTFLEVYREQQAQKVVVNISSGAGKYPVDGWASYCASKAAIDMLSQVVQLEQDKRGTGARVFALSPGVVDTNMQGQIRESDESRFSSVGKFRDYKANNELAAPEEAAVKIVNFLHNTGNYKEVLVSVRDM; this is encoded by the coding sequence GTGAACATCTACATCATCACCGGAACCAGCAAAGGCATAGGCAAAGCCATAGCGGAAGAGCTACTAAAAGACGGGAACAACCATGTAGTGGGCGTATCGCGCAGCTGCAGCATAAAGCACCCGAACTACCGCCACCAGCCCCTCGATTTCTCCGATATCCCTGCCGTGGAGCACAACCTGCAGAAGGTATTCCTGCCTTACAAGGATGCCGAGAAGCTGGTGCTGATCAACAACGCCGGCGTGTTGGGCGATATTGGCTACGTAGGCGAGGGTATGCCAAACGAGCGCTTCGGCTTCGTGTTTGATGTGAACGTGATTGTGCCGGCCATGTTGATGAACACGTTTCTGGAAGTATACCGGGAGCAGCAGGCGCAGAAGGTGGTAGTGAACATCAGCTCCGGTGCCGGCAAGTACCCGGTGGATGGCTGGGCCAGCTACTGCGCCTCCAAGGCCGCCATCGATATGTTGTCGCAGGTGGTGCAGCTGGAGCAGGATAAGCGGGGTACCGGCGCCAGGGTGTTTGCGCTCTCGCCGGGCGTGGTGGACACGAACATGCAGGGCCAGATACGCGAGAGCGACGAGAGCCGCTTTAGCTCTGTGGGGAAGTTCCGCGACTACAAAGCCAATAACGAACTGGCCGCGCCAGAGGAAGCAGCCGTCAAAATCGTGAACTTCCTCCATAACACAGGTAACTACAAGGAGGTACTGGTGTCGGTGCGGGACATGTGA
- a CDS encoding NUDIX domain-containing protein, which translates to MIDETHNPWTTLSSEPVYQNPWIKVREDKVLTPSGSEGIYGVVSMKNKAIGIIPIDDEGYTYLIGQYRYPLHEYSWEIPMGGGLLEHDILESAKRELQEETGFTAAKWTNICRLHTSNSVTDEEGFVFLAEELTAGETAFEETEVLHIKKVPFKEAVRMALNNEITDAISVAGILKAAFLLQEQGRL; encoded by the coding sequence ATGATCGACGAGACACACAACCCCTGGACTACCCTGTCCAGTGAGCCTGTTTACCAGAACCCCTGGATCAAAGTGCGTGAAGACAAAGTGCTCACCCCCAGCGGCAGCGAAGGCATTTACGGGGTGGTGAGCATGAAAAACAAAGCCATCGGCATCATTCCCATTGATGACGAAGGCTATACCTACCTGATCGGCCAGTACCGCTACCCTCTGCACGAGTACAGTTGGGAGATACCTATGGGCGGAGGCCTGCTGGAGCATGATATCCTGGAGTCGGCCAAGCGCGAGTTGCAGGAGGAGACCGGTTTTACCGCTGCCAAATGGACCAACATCTGCCGCCTGCATACGTCCAACTCCGTAACCGATGAAGAGGGGTTTGTTTTTCTGGCCGAGGAACTAACCGCCGGCGAAACGGCTTTTGAAGAAACAGAAGTGCTGCACATTAAAAAGGTGCCTTTTAAGGAGGCGGTGCGCATGGCCCTGAACAACGAGATTACCGACGCCATTAGCGTAGCCGGTATCCTGAAGGCTGCTTTTCTGCTACAGGAGCAGGGGAGGCTGTAG
- a CDS encoding RidA family protein produces MSRKAFTAEGAVAVGPYSHAVESGDLVYLSGQTPIDAATGRLVEGDISAQTEQCFKNLFQVLAAAVLTPEHVVKVNVFLTDMANFSAMNEVYKAQFSEPYPARTTIGVASLPLGAQVELEMIARRGR; encoded by the coding sequence ATGTCAAGAAAAGCATTTACCGCCGAAGGCGCCGTAGCCGTAGGCCCCTACTCCCATGCCGTGGAGTCTGGCGATCTGGTTTATCTCTCCGGCCAAACACCGATTGATGCCGCTACAGGAAGGCTGGTGGAGGGAGATATTAGCGCCCAAACGGAGCAGTGCTTTAAAAACCTCTTTCAGGTGCTGGCTGCGGCAGTCTTAACGCCGGAGCACGTGGTGAAAGTGAACGTGTTCCTGACCGACATGGCTAATTTCAGCGCCATGAACGAAGTATACAAGGCCCAGTTCTCCGAGCCATATCCGGCCCGCACTACCATCGGCGTGGCTTCGCTTCCGTTAGGCGCACAGGTAGAGCTAGAGATGATCGCCAGGAGAGGCAGATAA
- a CDS encoding sodium:solute symporter family protein, with the protein MSILAWTYLIVGLTFALYIGIAIWSRAGSTKEFYVAGGGVSPLANGMATAADWMSAASFISMAGLISFMGYDGSVYLLGWTGGYVLLALLLAPYLRKFGKFTVPDFVGDRYYSKTARLVAVVCAIFVSFTYVAGQMRGVGIVFSRFLEVQIETGVIIGMVIVLFYAVLGGMKGITYTQVAQYCVLIFAYMVPAIFISVMLTGNPIPQLGLGGTLEDGTPLLQKLDGMLAELGFAPYTSGTKSTIDIFFITAALMVGTAGLPHVIVRFFTVPKVRDARKSAGYALVFIAILYTTAPAIGAFGRYNMLNNISNRPVSEMPQWVQNWQKTNLISIEDKNGDGRIQYVSNPAANELTIDKDIMVLANPEIAGLPNWVIALVAAGGLAAALSTAAGLLLVISTSISHDLLKKSFMPEITEKSELIAARVAATAAVVVAGYFGINPPGFVAEVVAFAFGLAAASFFPVIIMGIFSTRMNKQGAIWGMVVGLAFTISYISYFKFINPDANLPENWWLGISPEGIGTLGMLLNFAVSFLISRVTPPPPMHIQELVEDIRVPRGSGAAVAHHL; encoded by the coding sequence ATGAGCATCTTAGCCTGGACATACCTGATCGTGGGCCTCACGTTTGCCCTCTACATCGGCATCGCCATCTGGTCGCGCGCCGGATCCACCAAAGAGTTTTATGTGGCCGGGGGCGGCGTGAGCCCGCTGGCAAACGGCATGGCCACCGCCGCCGACTGGATGAGCGCAGCCTCCTTTATCTCGATGGCCGGCCTTATCTCGTTTATGGGCTACGACGGCTCGGTTTACCTGCTGGGCTGGACGGGTGGTTACGTGCTGCTGGCCCTGCTGCTGGCCCCCTACCTGCGCAAGTTCGGCAAATTTACCGTACCAGACTTTGTAGGCGACCGCTACTATTCCAAAACCGCCCGTTTGGTGGCCGTGGTCTGTGCCATCTTCGTTTCGTTTACCTATGTGGCAGGCCAGATGCGGGGCGTGGGCATTGTGTTCTCCCGCTTCCTGGAAGTACAGATCGAGACGGGGGTGATTATCGGTATGGTGATCGTGCTGTTCTATGCGGTGCTGGGCGGTATGAAAGGCATTACGTATACACAGGTGGCGCAGTACTGCGTGCTGATCTTTGCTTACATGGTGCCGGCTATTTTTATCTCCGTCATGCTGACAGGTAACCCGATCCCGCAACTCGGCTTAGGAGGCACTTTGGAGGACGGTACGCCGTTGCTGCAGAAGCTCGATGGCATGCTGGCTGAACTGGGCTTTGCCCCCTACACCAGTGGGACCAAGTCAACGATCGACATATTCTTTATTACGGCGGCGCTGATGGTGGGTACTGCCGGATTGCCCCACGTGATCGTCCGCTTTTTTACCGTACCTAAGGTAAGGGATGCGAGAAAGTCTGCGGGCTATGCGCTGGTGTTTATCGCCATACTGTATACCACGGCCCCCGCTATTGGGGCTTTTGGCCGCTATAATATGCTTAACAACATCAGTAACCGACCTGTCTCGGAGATGCCGCAGTGGGTGCAGAACTGGCAGAAAACCAACCTCATCAGTATTGAGGATAAGAACGGCGACGGACGCATACAGTACGTAAGCAACCCCGCCGCAAACGAGCTGACCATTGATAAGGATATCATGGTGCTGGCTAACCCGGAGATTGCAGGGCTGCCCAACTGGGTGATTGCTCTGGTGGCGGCCGGTGGCCTGGCGGCGGCGCTTTCTACGGCGGCTGGCCTGTTGCTGGTTATCTCTACCTCCATCTCCCATGACCTGCTCAAGAAGTCGTTTATGCCGGAGATTACCGAGAAAAGCGAGTTGATCGCGGCACGTGTGGCAGCTACGGCGGCCGTGGTGGTGGCAGGCTACTTCGGCATCAACCCTCCGGGCTTTGTGGCCGAGGTGGTGGCCTTTGCCTTTGGCCTGGCGGCGGCATCCTTTTTCCCGGTCATCATCATGGGCATCTTCTCTACCCGCATGAACAAGCAGGGAGCCATCTGGGGCATGGTGGTAGGGCTTGCCTTTACCATTTCCTACATATCCTACTTTAAGTTCATCAACCCGGACGCGAACCTGCCGGAAAACTGGTGGTTAGGCATCTCCCCGGAAGGCATCGGTACGCTGGGGATGCTGCTCAATTTCGCAGTGTCCTTTTTGATATCGCGCGTGACGCCGCCGCCACCGATGCATATTCAGGAGCTGGTAGAAGACATCCGCGTTCCGAGAGGGTCAGGTGCTGCTGTGGCGCACCATTTATAA
- the lon gene encoding endopeptidase La: MNQTFKHFLQNLLLSSASDDDSMELIPVITAEIEDEMKPVDLPDELPILAVRNTVLFPGVVLPITVSRKKSIKLVRKSHSGGAVIGVVAQKNTLSDDPTAEDLFNVGTVAKILKMLVLPDGNTTIIIQGHSRFQIDEVTQEDPYLAAKVSLCEETPMDKKSKEVKALVQSLKDAAAKMLKLNPEIPQEAQVALDNIDSPSFLTHFLSSNLNVEVAQKQELLEVNDGKERGTQLLELMLREIQLLELKQEIHTKVHTDLDQQQRDYFLRQQIKVLQDELGQEGPDQEIERFRERALKKKWPEPVALHFKKEIDKLARLNPQAAEYPVAVSYLEFLLDLPWSEYTKDNFNLKRTKKILDADHYGLEKVKERILEYLAVLKLKNDMKAPILCLYGPPGVGKTSLGRSVAKALGRNYVRMSLGGVRDEAEIRGHRRTYVGAMPGKIISQIKKTGSSNPVIILDEIDKLASDFRGDPSSALLEVLDPEQNHTFMDNYLDVEYDLSKVLFIATANSLETIQPALRDRMEIIELTGYTLEEKTEIAKRHLVPKQVTEHGLEAEDVKIPKATIHKLIEDYTRESGVRNLERKIGQLVRNTAKQKAMEEEFTKSIKPEDVVKIMGSEIFDKEIYQDIDTAGVVTGLAWTSVGGDILFIESILSRGKGKLTLSGQLGDVMKESAMTAISYLKAHAELLNIDYRLFDQYDLHIHFPEGAVPKDGPSAGIAIFTSIASVFTQRKVRSRLAMTGEITLRGKVLPVGGIKEKILAAKRAGITDIILSQKNKKDINEIPEQYIKGLTIHYVDRVDDVVKIALLKEKVKHPLKLVVREEKIENE; this comes from the coding sequence ATGAACCAAACATTTAAGCATTTTCTGCAAAACCTGCTTCTCAGTAGCGCGTCGGACGACGACAGCATGGAACTTATACCTGTGATAACTGCTGAAATAGAGGACGAAATGAAACCGGTGGACCTGCCTGATGAACTGCCGATACTGGCGGTGCGCAATACGGTGCTCTTTCCGGGCGTGGTGCTGCCGATTACGGTGAGCCGCAAAAAATCTATCAAGCTGGTGCGCAAGTCGCACAGTGGAGGCGCCGTGATAGGCGTGGTGGCGCAGAAGAATACCCTTTCAGACGATCCAACGGCAGAAGACCTCTTCAACGTGGGCACTGTTGCCAAGATCCTGAAGATGCTGGTGCTGCCGGATGGTAACACCACCATCATCATACAAGGCCATAGCCGCTTTCAGATAGATGAGGTAACGCAAGAGGACCCGTACCTGGCTGCCAAGGTAAGCCTGTGCGAGGAAACCCCGATGGATAAGAAAAGCAAGGAGGTGAAGGCGCTGGTGCAGTCGCTTAAGGATGCGGCCGCCAAAATGCTGAAACTGAACCCTGAGATTCCGCAGGAGGCACAGGTGGCGCTGGACAACATCGACAGCCCAAGCTTCCTGACGCACTTCCTGTCGAGCAACCTGAACGTGGAGGTGGCCCAGAAACAGGAACTGCTGGAGGTGAACGACGGCAAGGAGCGCGGCACGCAGTTGCTGGAACTCATGCTGCGTGAAATTCAGCTGCTGGAGCTCAAGCAGGAGATCCATACAAAAGTACATACCGATTTGGACCAGCAGCAGCGCGACTACTTTCTGCGTCAGCAGATAAAGGTGCTGCAGGACGAGTTGGGCCAGGAGGGGCCGGACCAGGAGATAGAGCGCTTCCGGGAACGTGCCCTGAAGAAGAAATGGCCTGAGCCGGTGGCGCTGCATTTTAAGAAAGAGATTGACAAGCTGGCCCGCCTCAACCCGCAAGCGGCCGAGTACCCGGTGGCGGTAAGCTACCTGGAGTTTCTGCTGGACCTGCCCTGGAGCGAGTATACCAAGGATAACTTTAACCTGAAGCGCACCAAAAAGATACTGGACGCCGACCATTACGGGCTGGAGAAGGTGAAAGAGCGTATTCTGGAGTACCTGGCCGTGCTCAAGCTGAAGAACGACATGAAGGCACCTATCCTTTGCCTGTACGGACCTCCGGGCGTGGGTAAAACCTCCCTGGGCCGTTCCGTTGCCAAAGCGTTGGGTCGCAACTATGTGCGTATGTCGCTGGGTGGCGTACGCGATGAAGCCGAGATCCGTGGCCACCGCCGTACCTATGTGGGGGCCATGCCGGGTAAGATCATTAGCCAGATCAAAAAGACGGGCTCCTCTAACCCGGTCATTATACTGGATGAAATTGATAAACTGGCCTCTGATTTCCGTGGCGACCCATCCTCAGCGCTGCTGGAGGTGCTGGACCCGGAGCAGAACCATACCTTTATGGATAACTACCTCGATGTGGAGTACGACCTCTCGAAGGTGTTATTCATTGCTACTGCCAACTCTCTGGAAACCATACAGCCCGCCCTGCGCGACCGTATGGAGATCATCGAGCTGACGGGTTATACGTTGGAGGAGAAAACCGAGATCGCCAAGCGCCACCTGGTGCCCAAGCAGGTCACCGAGCACGGGCTGGAGGCGGAGGATGTGAAGATACCGAAAGCCACCATCCACAAGCTGATCGAAGACTATACCCGCGAATCGGGCGTTAGAAACCTGGAGCGCAAGATCGGGCAGCTGGTGCGCAACACGGCCAAGCAGAAGGCGATGGAGGAGGAGTTTACCAAATCCATTAAGCCGGAGGACGTGGTGAAGATCATGGGCTCCGAGATCTTCGACAAAGAAATTTATCAGGACATTGACACGGCTGGTGTGGTGACGGGCCTTGCCTGGACTTCGGTGGGTGGCGATATTCTGTTCATCGAAAGTATACTGAGCCGCGGCAAGGGCAAGCTCACGCTGTCGGGCCAGTTGGGGGATGTGATGAAGGAATCGGCGATGACGGCCATCTCCTACTTAAAAGCGCATGCCGAGTTGCTTAACATCGACTACCGCCTGTTCGACCAGTACGACCTGCACATCCACTTCCCGGAGGGAGCCGTGCCGAAAGACGGGCCATCGGCGGGTATCGCCATCTTCACCTCCATTGCCTCGGTGTTTACGCAGCGCAAGGTCAGGTCCAGGTTGGCCATGACCGGTGAGATTACGCTTCGTGGCAAGGTGCTGCCGGTGGGAGGTATAAAAGAGAAGATTCTGGCAGCCAAACGCGCCGGTATCACTGATATCATCCTAAGTCAGAAGAACAAAAAGGACATCAACGAGATTCCGGAGCAGTACATCAAAGGCCTCACCATCCATTATGTAGACCGTGTGGATGATGTGGTCAAGATAGCCCTGCTGAAGGAGAAGGTGAAGCATCCGCTGAAGCTGGTGGTGCGGGAGGAAAAAATTGAGAATGAGTGA